The Doryrhamphus excisus isolate RoL2022-K1 chromosome 18, RoL_Dexc_1.0, whole genome shotgun sequence genome contains a region encoding:
- the LOC131106009 gene encoding Krueppel-like factor 15 has product MVDHSQKTRACHLSGTGTDLDYNVMPSPFSEDDLSESSSPRSCSSPDSQVLSSSFGSNSSTETNILDQLLSQTSLGRASNAVAEPVASSVLWDDASKCETGKKEGLDPFSWSKQHRESFQPTLEEIEEFLEENMELVTMKQEHQEGGPGIGMGPEDVGLECCQEASSDTKPEVKCSDQTVAIASTTSSESKPLSSTLPCKKKPSPGKPSSADKANNGGIILHIQPLHIKQEPAVVPVVQPPLDLTIAQLLVNIQGQTFALVPHILPSPSFDVSSKFVRIAPVPIAAKPVGSGDHVAGQGAGIQKFLKNPVADLIKMHKCTFPGCNKMYTKSSHLKAHLRRHTGEKPFACNWQGCGWRFSRSDELSRHRRSHSGVKPYQCPVCDKKFARSDHLSKHVKVHRFPRSSRTGRSAK; this is encoded by the exons ATGGTAGATCATTCCCAGAAGACCCGCGCCTGTCACTTGTCTGGCACGGGGACAGACTTGGACTACAATGTGATGCCGTCACCGTTTTCAGAGGACGACTTGAGCGAATCCTCCAGTCCTCGTTCCTGCTCTAGCCCGGACTCGCAGGTTCTCAGCTCCAGCTTCGGCAGCAACTCCAGCACCGAGACCAACATCCTGGACCAGCTGCTTTCCCAAACGTCTTTAGGACGAGCCAGCAATGCTGTTGCAGAACCAGTGGCATCTTCTGTCCTCTGGGATGATGCCTCCAAATGTGAAACAGGGAAGAAGGAAGGTTTGGATCCGTTTTCGTGGTCCAAACAACATCGAGAGTCCTTCCAGCCTACATTGGAAGAAATCGAAGAATTCCTGGAGGAGAATATGGAGCTGGTGACCATGAAGCAGGAACATCAAGAAGGTGGGCCGGGGATTGGAATGGGACCAGAAGATGTTGGACTGGAGTGTTGTCAGGAGGCTTCCTCTGACACAAAGCCGGAAGTCAAGTGTTCAGACCAAACTGTTGCCATTGCCAGCACGACCTCTAGTGAGAGCAAACCCTTATCTTCTACCTTACCTTGTAAGAAGAAGCCATCACCAGGCAAACCTTCATCAGCAGACAAGGCCAACAATGGCGGCATCATCCTACACATTCAGCCCCTTCACATCAAACAGGAGCCAGCGGTGGTACCTGTAGTCCAGCCCCCTTTAGACCTCACCATTGCACAGCTATTGGTCAATATCCAAGGCCAGACCTTTGCCCTGGTACCCCACATCCTGCCCTCACCGAGCTTTGACGTCAGCTCCAAGTTTGTACGCATCGCTCCCGTCCCCATCGCAGCCAAGCCTGTCGGCAGCGGAGACCACGTCGCCGGCCAAGGAGCAGGGATTCAGAAGTTCCTGAAGAACCCGGTGGCGGATCTTATTAAAATGCACAAATGCACTTTCCCTGGCTGCAATAAGATGTACACCAAGAGCAGCCACTTGAAGGCCCACCTGAGAAGACACACTGGCGAGAAACCTTTTGCCTGCAACTGGCAGGGGTGCGGATGGCG ATTTTCCCGATCGGACGAGCTGTCGCGACACCGGCGTTCCCACTCGGGGGTGAAGCCTTACCAATGTCCAGTATGTGACAAGAAGTTTGCCCGCAGTGACCATCTGTCCAAACACGTCAAAGTGCACCGTTTTCCACGAAGCAGTCGTACAGGTCGTTCAGCAAAATGA